In Bos indicus x Bos taurus breed Angus x Brahman F1 hybrid chromosome 1, Bos_hybrid_MaternalHap_v2.0, whole genome shotgun sequence, a single window of DNA contains:
- the LOC113893240 gene encoding DWARF open reading frame, whose protein sequence is MAEKAEATLSRYVVPILLLIGWIVGCIVMVYVVFS, encoded by the exons ATGGCTGAAAAAG CAGAGGCTACATTATCTCGCTATGTGGTCCCTATTCTTCTCTTAATTGGCTGGATTGTGGGATGCATCGTAATGGTTTATGTTGTCTTCTCTTAG